The window GGCGCATTCTTTCGCATTTAGGCTCAGTTCTTTGTTCGTTGTCATCAAACCTCCGCAACGATGTTCGAGCTGCAAGAACGATATATCTCTTGTAGCTGAGGAAAACCTCAAAAAGTTTCCCTCGGACTCCTTTCAAAATTCCTAAACTTTGCCGCACCACGGAAGAGCGGTAATGAATTTATGCAACTCGGTAGTTACAAACCATTTTGGGTAATCAGCCGTCTACCCGACCTTGAAAAACGCTTCTTCAAACTCGGGCTTGTCCGCGTATCGTTTCATGTAGAGCCCAGGCATCTGCTCCATGTTGTCGAATATAGCCGGATCCACGTTGATTCCGGCCTGGTGGAAGGCCTTGACCACGGATTTGGGCGAGGGGGGACATCCCTTGACCGCGATCATCTCCTGTATGTCGGGATTGTCTTTGTTGGCCTGGTACATGCACTTTCCGAGCAATATGGTTTTTTTCTTACCGGGAGTGGGCTTCATCACCTTTCCTGTAAGCACTTCCACGTCGTCCCACGGGGTTCCGTCCCATGCCTGGGCCACGGCCGCCAGGGCGGCTCCGTTAATCCCCGTGCAATAGGTGCACAGAGTGATATCGTATTTGCGGTACGACAGGCCTTGTATGCCCTTCTTTACGAAAGGCATGGGTAGCGTATTGTCTTCGTTGAACGGGAAATCGTATTCGTGCCGTGAGGCCACGTTTTCGATCCGCTCCCCGGCCACCTCGATATCCGACAGATCGAGGGGACGTCCTCTGTCGCGAGCCGCATGGGCCAGGTGCGGGACTTCCGAAAGCTCGTAGCCAAGTATCTCGGCCCCTACCATGTCCGCGGAAAGGACGTCCGTTGACGCGGCCAGGATATTGCTTCTTCGCATGCGGCCGTCGAGGGCGGGACCCCGTTCGTTGGTGTAAATGCCGTCAAGGAGCGTGAGCATTGGGGGCATGGGATTGGCCAGCTTCGAGACCATGTAATGGAGATCCTTCACCGGATCCGCATTGTGGCATTTTTTTCGGGACGAGATATCGATCAGACCCTTCAGGTTCTTGATACCCAGGCTGACCACCGTGGCCGCGTGAGTCTTTAACACGGGCAGGTCCACTACAAAGTCACTCTGCAGCGCGTCCACATTGTAATTCAGTTTTATCCCGTCGCCCACGTCTACGCTTTCGAAGGGGCGTTCGAACACGTTGACATAGTTCACGCCATACCGTTCTTTGAGCATGTCGTAACCGAGGGTGCGGAAGGCGTGGGCCGGAGTTTCCCTGTCTTTGGGATTCATCATGACGGAGCCTTCGCCGATGGTGATGTCCTGAATTCCGTGTTCCTTGAGCAGCACCACCATGTCCTCCACGACCCTGGATGTCGTGATGACACCCCATTTGGGAAACGGCACGAAACGGGTCCACAAGACGATGTTGGGCTTGATGAACACCTTGGCGTTCGCTGGGAGACTCTCGAGTCCCCGGCAAAGTTCCACAGCCTTCCTGACCGATTCCAACGGATGCTCATATTTGACTATGCTGACCGTCGATTTGTTCATAGTGCACCTTTCATGCCTTTAGGCGGGTTTTGTTATGGTAAGGGCCGGGTTAGCGAGCAAGCGTAATCCAATACATTCAGGGTGTTGAGCAACACTCGCTAACCTAACCTGCTGAAAATCGAGTCCGGAAAGCGGCCCCGATCAGTCGGAGAAATGGGACTCGTTCACCTTGACGGTCAAACCATCGCTCTCCGCCACTAACCGGGTCAACCCCTCGATTTTGGGCAGCTCGTATCGGAAAAAGTATGCCAGGGTATGCATCTTGCCCTGGTAGAAGTTGGTTTCCGCTTCCGACAAACTCCCCCCCAGCGCATTTTGTGCGGCCATTCCTTGTAGGAGCCATTGCCATGCAATGGTGACGATGCCGAACAGTTCGAGATAATGGGTGGCGTCGGCAAGAAAGCGTTCGACATCTCCGGCCATGGCGAATTGAAGGAGGTGAGACGTACTGCTCTGAAGTTTCTCGAGGGCTTCCTCGAGTCTTCGGGCGTACCACTCGAGACCGGGAATGGCGCCCGCCGACTGTATGGCGTTCTCTACTTCGTCCACATACAGGGAGAAGGCCTTACCATCCTTCATGGTGACTTTTCGGCCCAATAGGTCGAGTCCCTGGATGCCGGTGGTGCCCTCATGGATAGGGTGAATACGGGCATCCCTGTAGTGCTGCTCCAAAGGGAATTCGTCGCAGTATCCGTAGCCCCCCAGGCATTGAAGCCCCTGGCTGACGGACAACACTCCCATTTCCGACGGATAGGTTTTGGCTGCCGGCGTCAGGATATCCAGCAGCAAAGCGTAACGCTCTTTCTCTTCGCCCTCCGAGACCTTGATCATATCCACGTACTTGGAACACTGGAGCAGAAGGGAGAGGGAGCCGTCCACCACGGCGCGCTGGAAGAGCAGCATCCTCCTGACGTCCGGATGCTCGATGATGGGTACGGGCGGCGCGGTGGGATCCTTGGCCGAAAGCCTTCTTCCCTGGGGTCGGGTCTTTGCGTATTCCAGGGAGGCGTAATAGGCGGCCGATGCTATGCCCGTGGCGCCTATAGCCACGTCGATTCTACCTTCGTTCATCATTTGGAACATGTACGAAAGGCCCTTGTGAGCCTCTCCGACCAGGTATCCTCGACAGTCATCCTTTTCCCCGAGACTGAGCTGGACAATGGGAGATCCTCGATAACCGAGCTTGTGATAGATTCCGGCCACGTTGACGTCGTTGCTCACCAGGGTTCCGTCTTTTTCGATCCGTTTCTTGGGGACCACGAACAAGGATATGCCTTTCACGCCCGGCGGCGCTCCCGGAATTTTGGCCAGCATCAGGTGCACCACATTCTCGACTCCCGTATGGTCCGCCGCCGAGATAAAGATCTTCTGTCCCCGGATCTTATAGTAACCCGGATCCGCGGGTATGGCCTGAGTCGAGATGTCGGTCAGGGAGCTGCCGGCCTGCGGTTCGGTCAAAGCCATGGTTCCCTGCCATTCGCCTTCGAACATCTTGGGGACGTACGTGTCGATCAGCTGTTGGGAACCGAAGGATTCGATGAGGTGGGCCGCGCCTGTGCTTAGGAACGCGTAGACACTGGCTGAATAGTTGGCCGCGCTGAAAACGAAGCGACAGGGAGCCGTGACGAGATGAGGAAGCTGTTGGCCGCCCAATTCATAAGGAGCGTTGGCCGAGATCCATCCGCCTTCTCCCAACTGCCTCAGGATCGTGGCCACCATAGGGTGGACTCTCACTTCGTTGTCCACAAATTCAGGAGGATTCCGGTCCATTTCCTGAAAACAAGGTCGAAAAAGATCGCGCCCCATTTTCAACGCGGTTTCCAGCACGATACCGAAAATGTCCCTGTTGTGCTCCTCATATACCGGATACCGGGTAAGCGATTCTACGTCGAAGACTTCATACAGCAAAAACCGCAGGTTCCTTTCGCTTACGAACTTCTCTGCCATCGGAATCCCTTTCAATACTGATGGTGGACAATTGAATCGAAGGCGAACGCCCCGGGCTTCATCGGAAGGCGGGGCGGGGATATCTACTTCTGCTTACTCATGGCGCGCTGAAAATCCTTCATAATAGCCGTCCGCAGGTCCTTGGGCGTTTCCGGCGGGTTGGGTATTTCTTCCCGCAATTCCATGGAAATGGCCTCCGACGGGCAGAGACTTGCGCAAATACCGCACCCGATACAGCGGATTTCATCGATTACGCTGACGCCGTCATCACTCAGGGAAACGGCTTTCATCTGGCAATATTCCTCGCACGTACCGCACCCGTCACAGGTTTCCTCCCGGACCCGGGCCTGATATCCCGAAGTTGCGGACCAGACGGGCCGGCCCATTTCATTCAGCTTTTTTAGGACGCCGCAATGGCAACCGCAGCAATTGCATATGAACTCGAGGTACTTTGTCGTATTGGAGCTCATGTGCACCAGACCGCTCTTTTCGCAGCGTTCCAGAATCTCCCTGGCTTCTTGCTTCGTTACGGCGCGGGCAATGCCCCTTTCGGCGGTATATTCGGCTCCGGGTCCGAAACTCATGCAGCACTCGACGGGTGTGTCGCACAGTTCCTCTCCCAACAGATAGGCCTCGTGACGGCAGTAGCAGTGCCCCACGGAAATCGCGTCCGCCGAGTCGATATATTTCGAGAGCTGCTCGAACGTATAGACCTGAGGGGCTACTTCAATGGTCCTTTCCACAGGGAGGACCCGCATGAAGGGCGTTACGTCCTTTGGGATGGGAATGGCCTTTTCCGTTTCGGCTTCGGCCAAATTCAAATATCGTCTGAACAGCTTGGCCAAACGACGGTCGCGCTCGGTCTTGGCGCCCCGCATGAACTGGAATTCAAAAATGCCCGGCATAATAGGCATCAATTTGTACAGCACCACGCCGTCCTTTGTTCGGGAGACCACCGTCGCCTTGTCGGCCATGGATTCCAGGAGAGGCAGGATTTCCTCTATGGGTCTGCCTAAGCTTTCCGACAGATCCCGGGCCGAAACAGCCGCCGCCGGCATCTTGCAGGCGACCTCGGCTTCCTCGAGGGTAAAAAGTTCGTCCAGAAGTTCGAACATCTGGGGACACGCCATAGCCGGTATGGAGCCCCCTCTGACGTTAAGGTTGTCGCAGAGCGCCCTTAGAATTGCCTCGTCCATTTGGGATCTCCTTTGCCGGTATTATCCGGAGATGATATCCGGGAATCTTGGGCCTGCTCCGGCCGTTGCGTCCGCATGTTACAGGAACCGGTTCAAATCCGGACATCGAGTTCGTGTCTATCCTAGTCCAACAATATCATTTTCTCTGAAACGGTAATATCCCTGCTCGGTCATTCTGATAAAAGGAATGGCGGCCGTGCTCAGCGTATTGAGCGTGAGGTGGGCGGAATCGAGTTCAGAGCCCAAACTCGCCACCATCTGTTGAAAACGTTCGAGCCTTTCGGCAAGCTCCCGGATCCCCAATTCCGAGACGCATCCGCCAACGCTGAACGGTATCTCCAGCTTCAACTCACCATCCACGAACAGGGTAGTGCCGCCCCTCAAATCAATGATCCGGTTGATGGCCAGGGCGATATCGTTTTCATTGGTTCCAATGGCCATGACGCCCGAGGCATCCCAGCACAGGCTGCTGGCCACGGCGCCTTTCTTCTGGCCCCATCCTTTGATAAAGCCCGTGAACCGTTCGCCTTTACCGGTCACCCGTTCAATAAACACGACCTTCAACAGGTCGTTTTCAACATCAGCCACATAGTCCCCACCTTCGACTTTGCCTTCCACTGTCTGTTCGCGGGTAACTAGCCCTCCGGGCTGGATTTCCATAATGCGTATGCGGTGGTCGGAAGCGGAATTAGAAGCTGGCGCCGAGAGGTCCGCAGCAGAAACGGGACCTGTTCGGAGCGTATGGTAAAAGGCTTCCGGGTGGGGTACTCGTTCGAGGGCAATGCGAATGTCTCCCTTTTCAGCCACTACTCGGCCGTCGGATATCACGAGATCCGGGCTCATGTTCCCGGGTTCGGGAAGGAGAAGGATATCGGCGCGACGTCCGGGTGCGATGCCCCCGGTCAGGGCGTCGAGACCGAAATGCTGCGCCGGATTCAATGTAACCATTTGCAGGACTTCCAGCGGATCGAAACCCATGTCCACGGCTTTTTGGATTACGTCGACCAGATAACCCTGCTTTACCAGGAGCGAAGGGTTGGTTCCGTCCGTGACCAGAATCAGTCTTCTCGTGTCAATCCGATCTTTCAGGGGCAGGATGATCTCGAGATCCCGGCGGATATCTCCTTCCCGGATCATCGTGTAGTAACCGAGCTCCAGTCGCGACAAAACATCTTCCGTGGTAATGGCTTCGTGGCAGGAGACCGCGCCGGACGCGGCGTACGCCGACAGTTTTCTGTCGAAGGCCCCTGCGGCATGGCCCTGCACGGATTTTCCCGCGTTTATCGTGTCCTGAATCAATCCTAGAACACGATCGTCGTCTTTCAGTACGATTCTCTGCCAGTACGATTCGCCTATTCCCAATACGCGCGGGTCTTTCAGGAGTTCCCTGGCCGTGTCGCGGTCCACGTAGAGATGTTCGACGGCCGGGCTGGCGGAAATCAGGGGCGGTATGAGCGCAAACACTTTGGCGGGAATGGGCTCGATCTGATCGAGAAATGCTTTGAAGCCATCAGCCCCAAGGGCCAGGGCATAGCTTTCCACTTCGGTGATAAAGGTAGTCACTCCGCAGGGAAGGGCGTAGCCGAGAAAATCGGATATGCTCCAACAATTGGCCAGGTGGGTATGGGCATCGATATATCCGGGACAGATTAAACGACCCTCCGCCTCGATGACCTGGGTTTGGTCGTTTATGGTATGTCCGGCGTCAGGCCCGACGTATACAATCCATTTATCGTAAACGGCCACGGAACGGCGCGGAATCAGCCTCTTAGAATACACGTCGACCAGGGTTCCGTTGGTTATGACCAGATCGGCGGGGCGGTTTCCCAGGGCCGTTTCAATCAGCTCTCGAGCTGGAATAGGTTCGGATATCAATTGCTTAACCTCCACATTCGACGATACGACAGAGACGCGTGTATAGACGCTAAATGCCCAGATACGCTTTCTTGATTTCATCCATTTGTATGAGATCGCCGCTGTTGCCCTCTAGGACAATCCGTCCTCGCTCGAAAACGTATCCACGGGTGCTCAGTTTCAGCGCCATTCGCGCATTCTGCTCGACCAGTACGATGGCGATGCCTTCCCGGTTTATACTTGTGATTTGTTGAGCCAATCTCTGGCACAACAGCGGACTTAGACCCAAAGTGGGCTCATCCATCAAAAGGAGAACAGGCTTTGCCATGAGCGCGCGGCCTGTGGCCAGCATCTGTCGCTCGCCGCCCGAGAGACTGTCCGCTCGCTGTGCGGATCGTTCTTTAAGCACGGGGAAAAAGCTGAAGACTCTTTCCAGCCCGGCGGCAATCTCACGTTTGTCTCTTACCAGGTAAGCGCCCATGTTCAAATTATCCAGCACCGAGAGCCGGGGAAACACCTTTCCGCCTTCGGGCACTTGGATAACGCCCCTGGCTGCGACCTTCGGGGGAGGCAACATATCGATTCTTTCGCCTCGAAAGGATATCTCGCCTTCACGTTTCGTCAGACCGCTGATGGCATTAAGTGTCGAGGTCTTGCCCGCTCCGTTGGCGCCGATGACGGTGATGAATTCACCTTCCTCCATCGATAGATCAATGCCGTTTACAGCTTCCACCTTATCGTAGAAAACCCTGAGATTCACTAATCTTAAGAGCACTGGTCGACCACCTCTTCCGCACCCAAGTAGGCTTCAACAACGTCTTTCTGACAAGTCACTTCCTCCGGCTTTCCATCGGCGATCTTGATGCCGTAGTCCAGCGCGAGAAGTCGTTCGCACAGGTTCAAGACCGTTTTCACGTGGTGTTCCACCAAAACGATGGTCATACCCTGGTTGGAAAGTTCCCTCACATGTTCCATCACCACGAGTCGCTCTTCCCCGCTCATCCCCGCTAGGGGCTCATCCAGCAGCAGCAGCTCGGGGTCCGCCGCCACTGCCACGGCCAACCCCAATCGCCGTTGATGTCCGTGCGGCAATTCGTCCGCCAACACGTCCCGGACCTCTTCGAGCCCCCAATGGGCGAGCGCCGCCTCGGCCCGCTCGAAAATGGCCTTCTCGTTTTCGCGGTAATCCCGGGTGTTGAAAAAAGCCTTCCAGGAGTTCGTGGTCGAGTGAAGGTAGGAAGCCCGGACCAGGTTTTCGAGAGCGGTGGCCTCTTTGTATAAGATATTGGACTGGAAGGTACGAACGAGGCCTTTCGACGTTATTTTGTCCGGCCTCAACCCGGTGATGTCTTCTCCGTTGTAGTATACCTTCCCGCCGGAAGGACTGTAGAATCCGCTCACGACGTTGAACAACGTCGTCTTGCCCGAGCCATTGGGCCCGACCAGGCCGACAAACTCCCCTCGTTCGATTTCGAGGCTTACGTTCGAGAGAGCGGCCAGTTTACCGAAATGTTTCGACACGTTCTGTAGCTCAAGTAATGCCAAAGCGCACCCATCCTACCATGGTAAAAGTCACCTAAGCAGAGGGCTGCAAGCCTTCCGCGTTTTTCTTCTCCCGGGAAAACAGCCGCTGGATAGGACGTTTCACATCAATCACGCCGCCGGGCAGGAAGAAAACCACAAAGACAACGAGCAAGCCGAATGCCAAAGGCTTCGCGCCTTTGACAAGAGTCGACAGATAATCCCCGCTGATGGACAGGAGCAAAGCGCCGATGATCGGTCCGGCCACTGCGGAACGCACGCCGCCTACGGTGCACATGATAAGAATCATGATGGATTCCCACAGCCCAAACAAGGTGGGGCCCATGAAAAACAGATAATGACAGTACAATGCGCCCGCCATGCCGGTAAAAAAACCCGCGACTACGAATGCCATCACTCTGTATTTCATGAGATGCATGCCGAGATGTTCGGAAAGCCTGTCGTTGGATGACACGCTTCGGAAAATCCTGCCCAGTCTGCTGCTGTCGATGCGCCAAAATACGATCGCCGCCAGGATGAGAAAGAGGAGAGACACGTAGTAGTACGGCACTTTGGTCACGGCGAAATTGACGCTCCAACTCCCGATGTCCAGTGTTGGGGGCGGAGGAATGAGTCCGTAAGAGCCTTTGGTGATCGTGAGGTTCGTGGCAAAGACCCGTATGACTTCCGCGAAAGAGAGTGTCACGATGGCGAAGAATATGCCTCCCAACCGAAGCACGATGGTCCCGAGTAAAAAGGCGATTATGGCTGCCGCCGCCCCGGCCACAAAAAAGGTCACCCAGAAGGGGAGTTGAAAGTGAATGGCCAGAAGAGCCGACGTATAGCCGCCGATGGTCATAAAGCCGGCTTGGCCCATACTGAACTGCCCGGTCCTCACAATCGTTGTCCACCCCATACAACCGGCGGCCCAAATCATGCCTGGTATGAGAAGTGACAATACGAACGCATCCTCCGTATAGAACGGGAAGAAAAACGCGCAAACAACAACAGCGGCCGATGCAATGGAAGATCCTGAGATGGAGGAAGTCATTCGGCTCATACCCGGGCCTCCGACATACCGAACAGGCCTTGCGGTCTGAGAAGTATGATCAAGATGACAGCGAGGAACGCCACCAGTTCGTACCAGGATGATATGTAGTACGCGACAACGGACATGACGAATCCGAGAAAAATTCCCCCCACAACAGCACCGCGAAAACTGCCGAGCCCCCCGAGAACGATAGCGAGCAAGGCCGTAATAAGAGGTTTCGAGCCCATCCAGGGATCAACGAAATAGACGGGGGCTATCATGCCGCCGGCCAGGGCCGCCAATCCGCACCCGATGGCCATCACCAACGAGAAGAGCCTTCCCGAACTCACTCCGTACAATCCGGCCACTTCCGGCTCCTGCGCGGCGGCCCGGATGGCTAAGCCGATCCTGGTATGACAGATAAAGAGATACAGGCCGAGCATGACCACTATCGCTAATCCCGCCAAGGCCATTTTCTCGACGCTCAAGGACACTTTTCCCACGTGCAACGAGCCTTCGAGAATGGTGGGCACCGATTTGATGCCGGTCCCAAAAAGCATCGTGACGGCCCCTTCGAAGACAAAAATGAGTCCCAAGCCCACGACGCTCGCAGGCAGAAACCCGCGATCCGAAAGTGGCCGCAAAAGCCACTTCTCGATGACCGCGCCAAGCCCGGCGACGACCACGGTGGCGGCAAAAAGGGCGACAAAATAGTTCACTCCCAGCTTGGCCGCCACGTAATATACGATGAACCCTCCCACCATATACATCTGACCGTGCGACCAGTTGAGTATACCCATGATGCTGAAGACCAAAACCAAGCCGGAGGACATCAATACAATCGTGGACGCGATGATAAGCGCGTTAATCCACACCGCGGCTGGGGGCATAGGATCTCCTTGAGTCTTGTCGGAAGGTCGGAACAAAGTCCCGGACTTAGGGCTCCGGCGACAAGAAACCCATAAGGTGTTCAGTCGCCGGAGCGAGTCCAAGATCATCGCTCATCGGAATCGTGTATTTCAGCGCCGCCGGTTCCGCATACATGGGTCATTGTCCGCCCAAGCCTGCGTAACGTCCGCCGCGGCCGGCTTGATGCAACGCGTCCCGGCGTGCGCTAGGGCCACCGTCCGAAACCCTTTACGGGATGGTAGGCATCGGATATTCGGCGCCGTACACCACTTCGTTTCCTTTGATGACTCCGTCCAGACAGGCCGAGCCTTTGACCACCGGAGCTCCCCAGGTCTTCTCACCGCCCATTTTCCAGGTACCCGTGAAGTCCTTTACCGTTCCCCCCCGAACTTTTTCCATCACTTTATCCGGGTCCAACGTCCCCGCCTGCTGGTAGAAGTCGAGGAGTATCCGCAGATGGTTGATGCCCCAATCAAAGCCGCCAAGGTAGGTCATGGGTTTGCCGTATTTTTCTTTGAAGCGATCCTTGATCCTGAGGGCCATTTTCACCAATTCCGGGTCCACCTGAGATTTCTTGATTTCCCAGGGGCAGGGCCAGTTGTAAGAAGCGCCCTGCGCATTTTCGTAACCGGCATTCTTGATGAATTCATCCAAATCAGTAGCCGTGCCGGCGTTGAAGAAGTGGAACTTCAGTCCTAATTCCGCAGCCTGCTTGCAGGCCTGAGCGTAATCGCCGGGTCCGATGCCGGTTACGATCAAGTCTACCCCGTCCTTGCCGAATTTCGTCAGGGCGGTGGTATAGTCCATGTCTCCCATGACCTGGTAATGCCTGGAAATTTCTTTGATGCCTTTATCCGATACCGGGTTGCCGGGCGCCAGCATTTTTTCCGTTAACAATTCGGACTGCATCTTCTGCCAGTCGTACCAAAGCATTCCGATGTTCTTGGCATCCGGCCACATCTCGAGAGCGGCGTACACCCCGTACAATGGGGCCCCCCATTCGTCGTTAGACCCGATAAAGTAGCGACCTGTTTTCAAGTCAAAGCTTTGTTGCATCTGTCCCACAAAGAGCACCTTTGCGGGCATCAATACAGCCCCTATGGGCGGAGTCGCGGTGAAACATCCCACGTTGGCCACAGCCCCTTTCCGGAGCAGTTCCTGGGCGGCGAGTGGTCCCCGCTTGGGGTCGCCGGCGTCATCGACGAAGATCATCTCTATTTTGTAGGTATCCTCCCCGATCTTTACGC is drawn from Deltaproteobacteria bacterium and contains these coding sequences:
- a CDS encoding ABC transporter substrate-binding protein; this translates as MRACSLGKSVMVAIAVGLLVMTSTFGLAEAEMKTLKVGCIMPFTGPWGLYGVALEPSIQIYADLLNEDGGVKIGEDTYKIEMIFVDDAGDPKRGPLAAQELLRKGAVANVGCFTATPPIGAVLMPAKVLFVGQMQQSFDLKTGRYFIGSNDEWGAPLYGVYAALEMWPDAKNIGMLWYDWQKMQSELLTEKMLAPGNPVSDKGIKEISRHYQVMGDMDYTTALTKFGKDGVDLIVTGIGPGDYAQACKQAAELGLKFHFFNAGTATDLDEFIKNAGYENAQGASYNWPCPWEIKKSQVDPELVKMALRIKDRFKEKYGKPMTYLGGFDWGINHLRILLDFYQQAGTLDPDKVMEKVRGGTVKDFTGTWKMGGEKTWGAPVVKGSACLDGVIKGNEVVYGAEYPMPTIP
- a CDS encoding branched-chain amino acid ABC transporter permease, producing the protein MPPAAVWINALIIASTIVLMSSGLVLVFSIMGILNWSHGQMYMVGGFIVYYVAAKLGVNYFVALFAATVVVAGLGAVIEKWLLRPLSDRGFLPASVVGLGLIFVFEGAVTMLFGTGIKSVPTILEGSLHVGKVSLSVEKMALAGLAIVVMLGLYLFICHTRIGLAIRAAAQEPEVAGLYGVSSGRLFSLVMAIGCGLAALAGGMIAPVYFVDPWMGSKPLITALLAIVLGGLGSFRGAVVGGIFLGFVMSVVAYYISSWYELVAFLAVILIILLRPQGLFGMSEARV
- a CDS encoding adenine deaminase, with translation MISEPIPARELIETALGNRPADLVITNGTLVDVYSKRLIPRRSVAVYDKWIVYVGPDAGHTINDQTQVIEAEGRLICPGYIDAHTHLANCWSISDFLGYALPCGVTTFITEVESYALALGADGFKAFLDQIEPIPAKVFALIPPLISASPAVEHLYVDRDTARELLKDPRVLGIGESYWQRIVLKDDDRVLGLIQDTINAGKSVQGHAAGAFDRKLSAYAASGAVSCHEAITTEDVLSRLELGYYTMIREGDIRRDLEIILPLKDRIDTRRLILVTDGTNPSLLVKQGYLVDVIQKAVDMGFDPLEVLQMVTLNPAQHFGLDALTGGIAPGRRADILLLPEPGNMSPDLVISDGRVVAEKGDIRIALERVPHPEAFYHTLRTGPVSAADLSAPASNSASDHRIRIMEIQPGGLVTREQTVEGKVEGGDYVADVENDLLKVVFIERVTGKGERFTGFIKGWGQKKGAVASSLCWDASGVMAIGTNENDIALAINRIIDLRGGTTLFVDGELKLEIPFSVGGCVSELGIRELAERLERFQQMVASLGSELDSAHLTLNTLSTAAIPFIRMTEQGYYRFRENDIVGLG
- a CDS encoding ABC transporter ATP-binding protein translates to MALLELQNVSKHFGKLAALSNVSLEIERGEFVGLVGPNGSGKTTLFNVVSGFYSPSGGKVYYNGEDITGLRPDKITSKGLVRTFQSNILYKEATALENLVRASYLHSTTNSWKAFFNTRDYRENEKAIFERAEAALAHWGLEEVRDVLADELPHGHQRRLGLAVAVAADPELLLLDEPLAGMSGEERLVVMEHVRELSNQGMTIVLVEHHVKTVLNLCERLLALDYGIKIADGKPEEVTCQKDVVEAYLGAEEVVDQCS
- a CDS encoding DUF362 domain-containing protein; protein product: MNKSTVSIVKYEHPLESVRKAVELCRGLESLPANAKVFIKPNIVLWTRFVPFPKWGVITTSRVVEDMVVLLKEHGIQDITIGEGSVMMNPKDRETPAHAFRTLGYDMLKERYGVNYVNVFERPFESVDVGDGIKLNYNVDALQSDFVVDLPVLKTHAATVVSLGIKNLKGLIDISSRKKCHNADPVKDLHYMVSKLANPMPPMLTLLDGIYTNERGPALDGRMRRSNILAASTDVLSADMVGAEILGYELSEVPHLAHAARDRGRPLDLSDIEVAGERIENVASRHEYDFPFNEDNTLPMPFVKKGIQGLSYRKYDITLCTYCTGINGAALAAVAQAWDGTPWDDVEVLTGKVMKPTPGKKKTILLGKCMYQANKDNPDIQEMIAVKGCPPSPKSVVKAFHQAGINVDPAIFDNMEQMPGLYMKRYADKPEFEEAFFKVG
- a CDS encoding ABC transporter ATP-binding protein; its protein translation is MEEGEFITVIGANGAGKTSTLNAISGLTKREGEISFRGERIDMLPPPKVAARGVIQVPEGGKVFPRLSVLDNLNMGAYLVRDKREIAAGLERVFSFFPVLKERSAQRADSLSGGERQMLATGRALMAKPVLLLMDEPTLGLSPLLCQRLAQQITSINREGIAIVLVEQNARMALKLSTRGYVFERGRIVLEGNSGDLIQMDEIKKAYLGI
- a CDS encoding acyl-CoA dehydrogenase produces the protein MAEKFVSERNLRFLLYEVFDVESLTRYPVYEEHNRDIFGIVLETALKMGRDLFRPCFQEMDRNPPEFVDNEVRVHPMVATILRQLGEGGWISANAPYELGGQQLPHLVTAPCRFVFSAANYSASVYAFLSTGAAHLIESFGSQQLIDTYVPKMFEGEWQGTMALTEPQAGSSLTDISTQAIPADPGYYKIRGQKIFISAADHTGVENVVHLMLAKIPGAPPGVKGISLFVVPKKRIEKDGTLVSNDVNVAGIYHKLGYRGSPIVQLSLGEKDDCRGYLVGEAHKGLSYMFQMMNEGRIDVAIGATGIASAAYYASLEYAKTRPQGRRLSAKDPTAPPVPIIEHPDVRRMLLFQRAVVDGSLSLLLQCSKYVDMIKVSEGEEKERYALLLDILTPAAKTYPSEMGVLSVSQGLQCLGGYGYCDEFPLEQHYRDARIHPIHEGTTGIQGLDLLGRKVTMKDGKAFSLYVDEVENAIQSAGAIPGLEWYARRLEEALEKLQSSTSHLLQFAMAGDVERFLADATHYLELFGIVTIAWQWLLQGMAAQNALGGSLSEAETNFYQGKMHTLAYFFRYELPKIEGLTRLVAESDGLTVKVNESHFSD
- a CDS encoding branched-chain amino acid ABC transporter permease; its protein translation is MSRMTSSISGSSIASAAVVVCAFFFPFYTEDAFVLSLLIPGMIWAAGCMGWTTIVRTGQFSMGQAGFMTIGGYTSALLAIHFQLPFWVTFFVAGAAAAIIAFLLGTIVLRLGGIFFAIVTLSFAEVIRVFATNLTITKGSYGLIPPPPTLDIGSWSVNFAVTKVPYYYVSLLFLILAAIVFWRIDSSRLGRIFRSVSSNDRLSEHLGMHLMKYRVMAFVVAGFFTGMAGALYCHYLFFMGPTLFGLWESIMILIMCTVGGVRSAVAGPIIGALLLSISGDYLSTLVKGAKPLAFGLLVVFVVFFLPGGVIDVKRPIQRLFSREKKNAEGLQPSA
- a CDS encoding 4Fe-4S binding protein, which gives rise to MDEAILRALCDNLNVRGGSIPAMACPQMFELLDELFTLEEAEVACKMPAAAVSARDLSESLGRPIEEILPLLESMADKATVVSRTKDGVVLYKLMPIMPGIFEFQFMRGAKTERDRRLAKLFRRYLNLAEAETEKAIPIPKDVTPFMRVLPVERTIEVAPQVYTFEQLSKYIDSADAISVGHCYCRHEAYLLGEELCDTPVECCMSFGPGAEYTAERGIARAVTKQEAREILERCEKSGLVHMSSNTTKYLEFICNCCGCHCGVLKKLNEMGRPVWSATSGYQARVREETCDGCGTCEEYCQMKAVSLSDDGVSVIDEIRCIGCGICASLCPSEAISMELREEIPNPPETPKDLRTAIMKDFQRAMSKQK